The following DNA comes from Microbacterium foliorum.
AGGCCGTCGAAGACGGCTCCACGGAAGAATGCCGGATCCTGACGCTGCTCGGCCGAGATCTCGGCGACCTCCTGCAGCCCCAGCTCCTCGCCCTGGTAGAGATACGTGCTGCCGGGCAGGCCGAGCAGCAGCAGCGTCGCGGCATGAGCCCGACGCAGCCCGAGCTCACGGTCGAGCTGGTCCTCGGGCCCGCCGGCGGCGACCCATTCGACACCCTGCTTCACTCCGGTGCGCCCGCCGAGCTGCGGCAGTCCATACCGCGTCGCGTGCCGCGTGACGTCGTGGTTCGACAGCACCCACGTCGTCGACGAGCCCGTCGCCCGCGACTGCGCGAGGTTGTCGGTGATGATGGTGCGGAACTGCGTCGCGTCGAAGTCGGCGACGAGCAGATCGAAGTTGAACGCCTGACCCAGTCCCTCGGCCGAGGCGTACTTCGCACGACGCTCCGGAGTGCTCACCCACGCCTCGGCGACAGCCGTGCGCGGCGGGTCGTACTCGTTGAAGACCCGACGCCACTCGGCGTACACCTCGTGCACGTCGTCGCGGTCGTGCAGCGGGTGGTTGCCGTCGTGCGGCAGCAGCTCGAGCTCGGCGGTGCTCGGCAGCGGCTCGGTGAGGTCCTTGGTCAGCATGTGGGCGACGTCGATGCGGAAGCCGTCGACTCCGCGGTCCGACCAGAAGCGCAGGGTCTTCAAGAAGTCCTCGCGCACCTCGGGGTGGTCCCAGTTGAGGTCGGGCTGCTCGGGCGCGAAGCTGTGCAGGAACCACTGGCCGTCTTCCACCCGCTCCCACGCAGACCCGCCGAACGCGGCGGTCCAGTCGGTCGGGGGCTCCGAGCCGTCCGGCCCCGAACCCTCGCGGAAGATGTATCGCTCCCGAGCCGCCGACCCGCGGCCGGCGGCGAGCGCCTCCTGGAACCACTCGTGCAGGTCGGACGAATGGTTCGGAACGATGTCGACCACGACGCGGATGCCGCGGTCGTGCAGAGCCGCGACCATGTCGTCGAAGTCCTCGAGCGTGCCCAGGCGCGGGTCGACGTTGCGGTAGTCGGCCACGTCGTAGCCGCCGTCGGCGAGTGCCGACGGGTAGAACGGGCTCAGCCACACCGCGTCGATCCCGAGGTCGCGCAGGTAGTCGGCCCGCGAGACGATGCCCGGGATGTCACCGAGTCCGTCGCCGTTCGCGTCGGCGAAGCTGCGGGGGTAGATCTGGTAGACGGCGGCCTGTCGCCACCATGCTGCCGTCGTGTCGTCGCGGGTCTCGGTGAGAAGCGCATCGGTCATGAGGGGTGTTGCTCCTTCGTGTTGCGGTCGGGGGTCTGGGGTGCGGCTGCGTCAGCCCTTGACGGCGCCCTGCGTCACGCCCTCCATGACGAAGCGCTGCGTGAACAGGTACGCCAGGATCGCCGGGGCCATCGCCATCAGGTACGAGGCGAACGACACGTTGTAGTTGTTGCTGAACTGGGTCTGGAAGAGGTTCTGCCGCACCGGGAGGGTCTGCATGGCCGGGTCCGAGATGATCAGCGACGGCATCATGAAGTCGTTCCACGCGTAGAGGAAGGCGAAGATGCCGACCGTCGCGCTCATCGGTGCGAGCAGCGGGAAGATCAGCTGCCAGAACGTCTGCCACGTGCTCGCACCGTCGATGCGGGCGCTCTCCTCGAGTTCGATCGGGATCGACCGCAGGAACGCCGTGAACAGCAGCACGCTGAAGCTCAACTGGAACATCGTCGCGAGGATGATCACCCCGAACGGGTTGTCGAGTCCGACCCAGCCGGTCAGCTGGATCTGCGGCAGCGCCACGACCGGGAAGGGGATGAACATCGCGGCCAGCAGGTAGAAGAACGAGTAGCGGAACAGGCGGTGGTCCCAGTTGCGCACGATCGCATACGACGCGAAGGCGGCGAGCACGATGGTCGCGATGACCGTTCCCGCCGTGACCAGCAGCGAGATGCCGGCCCCGACCGGGAACTTCGTCAGGTTCCACGCCTCGACGAACCCGTCGATGCTGAACGGCGCCGGCAGCGAGAAGGCGTTGCCGTCGACCGCCTGGCCCGTGGTCTTGAACGCCATCGAGATCGTGACGTACAGCGGCAGCAGAACCGTGACCGCGCACAGGATCAGGATGATCGTGCCCGACCAGTTGACGCGCTCCATGCGGACGCGCGGCTTCTTGCCCGAGGTGGGGATGGTGGTGAGTGTCTGCGTCGACATCAGAGTGCGTTCCTTCCGCGGGTCAGCGAGAGCTGAAGCAGGGAGATGAGCACGGCGACGATGAAGAAGATCGTCGCATTGGCCATCTGATAGGCGTAGTCGCCGCCGTTGAAGCCCGCGATGATCGTCATCGCGACGCTGCGGGTGGCAGTGCCGGGCCCGCCGTTGGTGAGTCCGACGATGATGTCGTAGGCGTTGAGGAAGCCCTTGAAGCCCAGGATCACGTTGATCACCACGTATCCGGCCACCAGCGGCAGCGTGATGCGGAACAGCTGCTGCCTCTTGTTCGCGCCGTCGATGCTCGCCGCCTCGTAGACCTCGCCGGGCACCGAGAGGAGCCCTGCGATGTAGATGAGCAGCGTGCCGGGAACCGCCTGCCACGCGGTCACGATCACGATCGCGACCCACGCGAGATCGGGGTTCGCGAGGAGGCTGGTCGAGAGCCACGGGATGCCGGTGGCGGCGCCCGCGGCCGGGATGGAGTTCGAGAAGAGGAAGTTGAAGACGTAGGCGATGATGATGCCCGAGATCACCATCGGGATCACGAAGATCGTGCGCAGCCCCGTCTTGAAGCGGATGCGGGAGGTCAGCCCCACCGCGAGCATGAAGGCGACCACGTTGACGACGATCACTGTGGCGATCGAGAAGCCGAACGTGAACAGGTAGCTCTGCAGGATGGCCGGGTCGCTGAACATCGCGATGTAGTTCGTCAGCCCGTTGAAGCTCCACTCGCCGATGCCGATGGAGTCGGTGAAGCTGAAGAAGATGCCCATGATGCCGGGCACCGTGATCGCGAGCGTGAAGATCACGAGGGTCGGCAGCAGGAACAGGTAGTAGATCGGCTCGACGCGTCCCTTGCGACGGGCGAGCTTGCGGGTGCCGCCCGTGACGATCGCCGTGGTGTCGGTCGTCGGGCTGTTGGGCTTCGTGATGTTCGATGCCGCGGGGTTCGGAGCTGCCGGGCCCGGCAGAGCGGTGTTCGTCATGGCGTGGACTCCTCTGTCTCGCCGGATGCTGAGTCCTCACCGGATGCGTTGTCCTGGGTCGACGGGATGGGAGCGCGGAACGCGATCCTGGCCCAGTCGGCATCCATGGTGCGCAGCGTGGAGGTCGTGGACGCGCCGAGCACCATCGCCTGCGCGTAGTTGAAGACCGGAAGGGTCCTGGGCACGAGAACCGAGGGTCCCTGATAGATCTGGCCGTTGTCGTAGTACTCGACCATTCCCTCGACCCGAGGGTCATCGGGGGCCGGAGCATCGTTCGTCGGCGTGAAGCCGAGCTGCGAGGCGTTGTACTCCTCGATGTTCTCGGGCAGGAACAGGTACTCGAGGAAGTCGCGTGCGGCCTCCTGGTGCTGCGACCCCTCGGGGATCATCGCGGCGAGGTCCATGTTGACGCGTACGCCGAGGTCGGCGGGGTCGTCGGTCATCGGCAGCGGGAAGGTGCCGAGAGCGAGATCCGGAGCGGTCTTCTCGATCTCGCTGAACGCCCACGGCCCCTGCAGGTACATCGCCGCCTCGCCCTTGCCGAACGCGAGGTTGCCGTCGCCGTACGCACGGCTCGCAGCATCCGCATTCGTGTACTCGTTCACGAGCGTCATCATGCGGTCCATGGGCTCTGCGAAGTCCTTCTCGAACGAGGCCTCCGAATCCGGTCCCACTTCGGTGCCCTCCTGCGCGAGCGTGTCGAAGAAGTCGATCACATCGACCGAGCCGCCGGCGGTGTAGTCGTACCAGCCCTGCGCGACCGTCCAGTCGTCCTTGAAGGTGGCGTAGAACGGGTCGATCCCCGCCTCTTTCAGCTGGTCGCACACGGCGATCAGCTCGTCCCAGGTCTGCGGAACCTCGAGACCCTGCTGCTCGAAGATCTCCTTGTTGTAGATCACCGAGGCGCCCATCACGGAGTACGGCAGCGCGCTCGTGCGCCCCTCGCACGACCCGTACTGCTCCATGAGAGGCTGCAGGTCGTCGCGGATCGTCGAGGCGGCCTCGGCGCCGGAGAGATCGGTTAGCGCGCAGCGCTGCACGAATCGGGCGATCTCGTAGTTGTAGTTGGCGAGCATGATGTCGGGCGGGTTGCCCCGCACGAAGCTGGCCGAGACGACATCGACACCGGACGTGTCGATCTCGACGCGCACCTTGTCTTGCGAGGCGTTGTACTCGGCGACGCGTTCGGTCATGAACTCGATCGCCTCGCGTTTGCTGAAGGTGAAGCGGATGGTCTCGGTTCCGCCGGCGGTCGAGCACCCGGTCAGGGCGGCGCCGACCAGGGCGAGCGCGGCGGCTCCGGCGACGAGCCGGGCCGGGCGTGGTGGTTTGAGAGACACCGTTGTCCTTTCGTCCGGTAGATCCGCAGACTAAATCTAGTGAGCGAATTTACTTCGATGAACGGTACTGTCTCATGTGAACGAGAGTGAGGTCAAGACCCGTGACAGAAGTCTCTGCAGGTCTCGGCACCGGACGAGCCAGTGTCGGCGCGATCCTCGACTTCGCCTGGACCGCCGGTGAGTTCACCGCTACCGAGGCGATGGCGACCACCTCACTGACCCGCTCGACCGCGATCGACGGGATCGACACACTCGTCGACGCCGGCGTGCTGCGCGAGCTTCCCAACGCCCGCGTCGCCGGAAGCTACCGTGCGGGGCGCCCCGCTCGCCGCTTCGTGCTGGCATCCGATCTCGGCGTGGTGATCGGAGTGGATGCCGGAGACACCCACCTCGCGGTCACGATCGCCGACCCGCTCGAGAACACGCTCGTGCACCATCGCACCGACCTCGATCCGACGCAGTCCGCAGCCGCCCGTCGCGCGACGATCCTCGAGCAGATGCAGCTCGCGATCGCCGAAGCAGACGTCACACGTGAATCGATCCTCGCGATCTGCGTCGGAGTGGCCGCGCCCGTGAATCGCGCGGGCATCTCACCTCCGCACCCGGAGGGCTTCTGGGAGCGCACCAACCCGGGCCTCGCCGAGGCGCTCGACGACTGGGCGCCCGTCGTCGAGATCAAGAACGACGCACAGCTCGCCGCGATCGCCGAGGGCTCAGCCGGAGCGGCGATCGGATGCCGCGACTACGTCGCCCTGCTCGCGAGCGAGCGCTTCGGCGGTGGCGTCGTCGTCGACGGCCACGTGCTGCACGGTGCACACGGTGGCGTCGGTGAGGGCGTCGTGTTCGACCACATCGTCGGGGTCGGCTCGGCCTTCGGTCTGCGCTACGCACTGCAGGACGAGGTGCGCGATGCGGTGCGGAGCGGCGAGATCGACTCGGACTCGGCGATCGGACGGCTCGCGGGCGCAGACCGCATCGACCCGCGCACTGTGCTGACCGCCGCAGCCGCAGGCGATGTCGACGCACTGCTCGCGACTTCTCGCGTCGGCGCGACCCTCGCCCGTGTCGTGGGCGTGCTGGGCAGCATGTACGACCCCGCGCGCGTGATCGTCTGCGGCGGGGTCGCCGAGAGCATCGCACCGGTACTGACAGCTGCGCGCGAAGTGCTGCCGACGCAGCTGCACCTCCCGGCACCCGAGATCCTCGCCTCGACGCTCGGCGCCGAGGTGGTGTCGATCGGCGCCGTCGCGACGGCCCGCCGTGCCGCCCGCGAGGTGGCCGTGCCGCTGCTGGCGGAACGGCGCCTCAGCGCGGTCGGCTGAGCGCCGTGCGCGAACCAGAGCTGCCGCACTCCCCCACTGCGATCGAACTGCTCTTCGACCCGGCGGCCGAGACCGCGATCCGGGCCGAATGGGAGGCTCTCGCCGCACACGGCATGTCGAGCCTCGCGAGGCACACGTCGGCGAGCAACAGCCCTCACATCACGCTGGTCGCTCGCATTGGGCTGCCGAAGGTGGACCCGCGCGTCCTGGTAGACATACCGTCGTTCCCGATCACGCTGGGCGCTCCCCTGCTCTTCGGCAGCGGCGAGCGCCGCGTGCTGGCCCGCAGCATCGTTCCGAGTGCGGAGCTCATCGGCCTCCGCGAGACGATCCTGACCGCGATCGGGCCGGGCGACGATGCCCCGCACACCGCACCGGGCGAGTGGATGCCGCACGTCGCCCTCGCCCGCCGGCTGCGCATCGCCGACCTTGCGGCAGCGCTCGAGCTGATCGGCGGCGACGTCCACGGTCACGCCCACAGCGTGCGGCACTGGGACCCCGCCACCGCGGTGATCACGACTCTCGCGGAGATGCGGCAGGCATAGCCGGGCGACCCTCACGGAGCGGAGTCGCCTCAATGAGGTGAGGGGAACGCGTCGCGTTGCACGCGAACGGCGACATCCTGCAGGGCTCGGAGCACACGCCTGACCGCCGTGTAGGCCAGCACATCCGGCCGAGCCAGCACGTCGACGTGGCGGATCAGATCCACATCCGACAGCGGCCTGAGAACGAGGCCGTCCACCGCCAGAGGCGTCGCGGTGGTGCGGGGCATGACGGCGATCGCCGCCCCCGCCCTCACGACCTCCGCCGTCACCGAGAACTCGTTGATGCGATGCGCGATCCGCAGCGGCGCCCCCGATAGTGCCGCGAGGTGGTCGAGCACACCCGCGAGAGGGAATCCCGCGTGCACCGACACCCACTCCTCGTCGCGGAGGTCGGCGAGAGTGATGCCCGCTCGGCCGGCGAGACGGTGACCTGCGGGGAGGGCGATGTCGAGCGACTCCTCGACGAGCGGGATCGCGACGACTCGATCAGCGGGCCAGGGGGCGTCGTGCGCGAGCCGATGGGCGATGACGAGATCGTGGTCGGCGGTGAGCCCGGGAAAGTCCCGGTGCGGTACGTCGGCATCGGCAAGGCGGACGGCAGGACTCCCGTCTAGCTCTCTCAGGAGCGGCCGGAACAGGGCGAGTCCTGCGCTGTTGAACGACGACACCCGCACCGGCCGGTCGCCTGCTTCGAGGAGCGCCCCGATCGAGTCGCGTGCCGCGGTCAGCGCCTCATCGACACGCGTGCTCGCGGCGGCCAACGCCTCGCCCGCCGCGGTCAGGATCAGGACTCGACCCCGGCGCACCGTAAGCGGCAGGGCCACCGCCGACTGCAAAGTCGCGAGCTGCTGCGAGACCGCCGACGCCGAGATTCCGAGAGCGGCAGCGACGGCGGTCACACTGCCTCGGTCGCGAAGCTCCCGGAGCAGTCGAAGGTGGGTCGGATCCATAAGGCCAACCTTAAAGGAGAATCAAGCAGCTGCATCTGGGTCTTCATCGAGAAAGACGAGAGTGTGGAGTCATGCCTCGACGTCCGTCTCGCGATCTGCTCGTCGACGTCCTGCTCGTCGGCGTGGCGGTGGTGTGGGGCGCGAGCTTCATGGCAGCCAAGAGCCTGACTCTCGAGACGGGCGTCCCCTCCGCGGTCGCACTCCGGTTCCTCGTCGCAGCAGTCGCTCTCGGTGTGATCTGCGCGGTGCGCAAAGAGCGGATGCCGCGTGGCCGCGGGCTGGCCGCCGCCGTCCTCCTCGGCTTCTCCCAAGCCGCCATCATCGGCCTCGAGACCTGGGGCGTCCATCTCACCTCGGCGACCAATGCCGGGCTGCTCATCAGCCTCGCGCTCGTGCTCACCCCCGTGCTCGAGAGCCTCGCCGCGCGGTCGTGGCTTCCGCGCTCGTACTTCGTCGCCGCCGTCGCGGCCGTGGTGGGGGTCGCCCTTCTCGTGTCGGACGGCGGACTGCGGATGCCGACCGCAGGGGACGCCCTCGTGGTCGCGGCGGCGGTCGTGCGCGCGTTTCACGTGACGGCGAGCGCCAGGCTCACCCGCGACCGCGGGGACAGCACGCTCGCCGTCGTCCTGGTTCAGCTCATCGTCTGTGCAGGGACAGCATGGCTGGTCGCAGGGGCGGAGCTGCCCGCGGCCGTCGCACGGCTGGACGGATCGGGGTGGGCGAACGTCCTGTTCCTCGGGCTGATGTGCTCAGTGTTCGCGTTCGTCGTTCAGCTCTGGGCGGTGCGGCACACCTCTGCGACGCGCGCGAGCATCCTCATGGGCACAGAGCCCGTCTGGGCGCTGCTCGTCGGAGTCCTGCTCGCCGGGGAGAGCGTCGGGGCCTTCGGCCTGCTCGGCGCCGCGCTCATCGTCGCCGCTTCGTACGCAGGGCAGGCGATCGAACGCCGCCACCGGCAGCGCGCGCTCAGGCCGCCGGTCGTGGCGCTGAACAGCAGCAACTCTCAGGCGTAGTCGCTGTCGTCCACCGGGGAAGGCGCCGGACCCAGGCTCGCGACGGCGTCCCACAGCCCGTCCGGGACCTCCGTCTGCTCCAGCTCGTCGAGCTGTTCACGGCGATGCGGTGACGACACCCCGACGACAGTGGAGTCGACCAGCGGGGACCGCAGCGAGTAGTGCAGCGCTGCGGCAGCCATCGACGTTCCATGGTCGGCGCAGACGCGCTGCAACCGCTCGGTCCACGCCAGCAGCTCCTCGCCGGCGGGCCGATACGCATACTGCGCACCGGGATGCGGGCCCTTGACGAGCAGTCCCGAACCGAACGGCGCGGCGTTGAACACGGCCATGCCGCGCGCCTTGGCGTCGGCGAAGACAGGCTCAGCCGAGTGATCCACCAGCGTGAATCGGTTGTGGATCAGCACGGCGTCGAACACCCCCGTCTCGACGTACTTCGCCATCAGCGGCACCGGAGCGGCCGCCACGCCGATCGCGTCCACCACGCCGGCGCTGCGGAGTTCGATGAGCCCCTGCACCGCACCGCCGATCGAGATCGAGTCCTCGAACGACACCGAGTACGGGTCGTGCAGGTGCAGCAGCGGAAGCCGGTCGACCCCGAGCCGGGCGGTCGTCTCCTCGAACGAGCGGAGGACGCGGTCGCGGTCGAACACTCCGGTCTCAGGGTCCTGATCCACCTTCGAGATGACCCGCGAACCGTCCAACCCGAGTTCGCGCAGCGCGATTCCGAGCACTGCCTCGGAGCGACCCGCGGAGTAGTTGTTCGAGGTGTCCACGAACCCGTGTCGGCTCGTGAGCAGGTCGATCGCGACCTCGACGGCCGCTCTCTCCTCGGCGGACCCCGGCTCCGAATGCCGGCCGAGGCCGGAGGTTCCGAGGGTGATGGCGGTCGGTTCGATCTTCATCCGCTGGATTCCGTTCTACTGGGGGCCGGTCGTCGCGGTTCTGCTGCCACTGTATCGCCGGGCGATCCGCCTCACTCCACGAGCAGTGCGGGCTCCTCGAGCACGGATGCCACGTCGGCGATGAAGCGGCTCATGCCGTCGCCGTCGATCACGCGGTGGTCGAACGACCCCGCCACGGTGGTGACCCAGCGGGGGCGCACCTCACCGTCGACGACCCACGGCTTCTGGCTGATCGTGCCCATCGCCACGATCCCTGCCTCGCCGGGGTTGATGATCGGCGTGCCGGCATCCATCCCGAAGACACCGATGTTGGTGATCGTGATGGTGCCGCCCTGCTGGTCGGCCGGGCTCGTCTTGCCCTCGCGCGCGGTGAGGGTCAGCCGGTTCAGCGCGCGGGCGAGGTCCTTCATGCTGAGGTCCTGCGCGTCCTTGATGTTCGGCACGAGCAGGCCGCGAGGCGTCGCCGCCGCGATGCCGAGGTTCACGTAGTGGCGCACGGCGATCTCGGCGCCGCCCTCGGTCTCGATCCACGCCGCGTTGACCATCGGGGTGCGACGCGCGGCCCAGATCACGGCACGGGCCATGATCAGCAGCGGAGAGACGCGGATGTCGGCGTAGTCGGGCGACGCCTTCAGGCGCTTGACGAGCTCCATCGTGCGGCTCGCATCGATCTCCTTCCACACGGTGACGTGCGGGGCGGAGTAGGCGCTCTGCACCATCGCCGACGACGTGGCCTTGCGCACTCCCTTGACCGGGATGGACTCGGTGCGATCGTCGCTCTGGCTGGAAGCGGGTGCCGGGGCCGGCGACAGCCCGCGAGCAAGGCCCGCTGCAGCATTCTGCGGCGCGGGCACGGTCTCTTCGCGCACGGCGCCCCACTCGGGAGTCTCGATGTTGCGGAAGACGCTGGCCTGCGAGGCGTGGGTCATCACGTCGTCGCGGGTCACCTCTCCGTCGGCTCCCGTGGGGGTGACGGTCGTGAGGTCGACGCCCAGGTCGCGGGCGAGCTTGCGGATCGGCGGCTTCGCGATCACGCCCACCGACGAGCGAACGGGGCGCTCTGCCGGACGCTTGCGACGAGAGGTGGCGCCGCCACCCGTGCCGTAGCCGACCAGCACCGAGCCACCGCCCTCTTCAGGCGCGGGCGCCTCGGCCGTGGCGATCACGCCGGGTCCGGCGTCGTCCCGCGCATCCGTCACGAACGTGATGATCGGCGAGCCGACCTCGACCGTCGCGCCCTCGGCGGCGAGCAGTTCGCCGACGACTCCCGCGTGCGGCGAGGGCAGCTCGACGAGCGACTTGGCGGTCTCGATCTCGCAGATCACGTCGTTGATGGCGACGGTGTCACCGGGCGCGACCTTCCACGCCACGATCTCGGCCTCGGTCAGGCCCTCTCCCACATCGGGGAGGTTGAAGTTCTGCGTGCTCATGTGCGGTCCTTTCGGAACGGCGAGATCGGGGTGGGATCAGTAGGCGAGGGAGCGGTCGACGGCCTCGAGGATGCGGTCCGCATCCGGAAGGTAGGTGCCCTCGAGCTTCGCGGGCGGGAACGGGGTGTCGTACCCCGAGACCCGCAGCACCGGCGCCTCGAGTGCATAGAACGCGCGCTCCATGACGGTCGCTGCGATCTCGCTGCCGATGCTGACGAACCCCTGCGCCTCCTGCGCGTAGACCATGCGTCCGGTCTTGCGCACCGAACTCAGGATCGGCTCGTAGTCGACCGGCGACAGCGAACGCACATCGACGACCTCGCAGCTGGTGCCCTCGGCCTCGGCGAGCGCCGCCGCCTGCAGCAGTGTCGTGACCATGGCGCCGTGTCCGACGAGCGTCACGTCGGACCCGGTGCGCACGACGCGAGACGAGTGCAGCGGAGCAGCCGACGCGTCGAGCTCGACCTCGCCCTTCTGCCAGTAGCGGCTCTTGGGCTCCATGAAGATCACCGGGTCGTTCGACGCGATGGCCTCCTGGATCATCCAGTACGCGTCGTTCGGGGTCGACGGCGACACCACCCGCAGCCCCGGGGTGTGCGCGAAGTACGCCTCGGGGCTCTCCTGGTGGTGCTCGACGGCACCGATGTGTCCGCCGTACGGGATGCGGATCACGATCGGCAGGCTCAACTTGCCCTCGTGCCGGTTGGTGAGTTTGGCGAGCTGCGTCGTGATCTGGTCGAACGCGGGGAACACGAAGCCGTCGAACTGGATCTCGATCACAGGGCGGAACCCGGTCATCGCGAGCCCGATCGCTGTGCCGACGATCCCCGACTCGGCGAGGGGTGTGTCGAGCACACGCTTGTCGCCGAAGTCGCGCTGCAGATGCTCGGTGACGCGGAAGACGCCGCCGAGCTTGCCGATGTCCTCGCCCATGAGCAGGACCTTGGAGTCGTCCTCCATCGCCCGGCGCAGGCCCGAGTTGAGCGCCTTGCTGAGGGGCATCGTCTCCAGGGTCACTTGCTGTCTCCTTCGAAAGACGCCTCGTATCGCGCGTGCCAGGCCTTCTGCTCCGCGATGAGCGGATGCGGCTCGCTGTACACGTGGTCGAAGATCAGGTCTGCGGTGGGTGATCCGAGTTCGACGCTGCGCGAGCGCAGGTCTTCGGCCGCGTCCGCGGCCTCGGCATCCACATCGGCGAAGAACTGCCCGGCCGCTCCCCTGTTCTCGAGGAACGCGCGCATGCGGTCGATCGGGTCGCGCAGCGCCCACGACTGCTCTTCGTCCGAGCCGCGGTACTTGGTCGGGTCGTCGCTGGTGGTGTGGGCGCCGAGACGGTAGGTGACCGCCTCGATCGCACGAGGACCCTGGCTGCTGCGGGCCTCGTCGAGGGCGACCCGCGAGACGGCATAGCTGGCGAGCACGTCGTTGCCGTCGACCCGGACGCTGGGGATGCCGTAGCCGGCGCTGCGCTCGACGAGCGGCACGCGCGACTGCGTCGCGACCGGCACGGAGATCGCCCAGTGGTTGTTCTGCAGGAAGAACACGGTGGGCGCCTGGTAGCTCGCGGCGAAGACCATCGCCTCGTGCACGTCGCCCTGGCTCGATGCCCCGTCGCCGTAGTAGACGATGACGGCTTCGTCGGTGTCGACGTCGCCGGTGCCGGATCGGCCGTCGAAGTTCAGCCCCATGGCAAACCCGGCGGCGTGCAGAACCTGCGAGCCGAGCACGAGGGTGTACAGCCGGGTGTTGCCGTTCTTCGGGTCTGTCGGGTCCCAGCCGCCGTGTGAGACACCGCGCATGAGCTTGATGATGTCGACGGGGTCGACGCCGCGGATGCGCGTCACGGCGTGCTCGCGATACGACGGGAAGATCGTGTCCTGCGCGCGGGCGGCGCGGGCGGATCCGACCTGGGCGGCCTCCTGCCCACGGCTCGGCGGCCACAGCGCGAGCTGCCCCTGACGCTGCAGGTTGGTCGCCTGGGTGTCGATCGCACGGATGACCACCATGTCGCGGTAGAACTGCTCGAGCTCGGCGTCGCTGATCGCTTCGATCAACGACAGATACTGCTCAGCAGCCGGACTCGGCGTGAAGCGGCCATCCTGATCCAGGACGCGGACGAGTTCAGTCTCTGACGAGGTCACGATGCCACGCTACCGCCGCGCGCATGCTCGGTCACGCATACCTAGGACGTCCTCGCAACTGCCGGGAAACCGGAGAACAGGGCGCCCCGAGCCCGTCAGAGCTGGGTCGCTGCGACCTCGAGAACGCGATCGACGGATGCCTCTTCGCCGACCGAGATGCGGATGCCGTCGCCCGGGAAAGGTCGCACGATGAGGTCGGCGGACGCGAAGGCCGCCGCGACCTCGACCGTGCGCTCGCCGGCGGGCAGCCAGACGAAGTTGGCCTGGCTGTCGGGCACGTCCCACCCCTGCGTGCGGAGCCCTTCGACCAGGCGGGTGCGGCGCTCGACGATCACCGCGACGCGCTCGAGCAGCTCGGACTCGGCGTCGA
Coding sequences within:
- a CDS encoding glycoside hydrolase family 13 protein; amino-acid sequence: MTDALLTETRDDTTAAWWRQAAVYQIYPRSFADANGDGLGDIPGIVSRADYLRDLGIDAVWLSPFYPSALADGGYDVADYRNVDPRLGTLEDFDDMVAALHDRGIRVVVDIVPNHSSDLHEWFQEALAAGRGSAARERYIFREGSGPDGSEPPTDWTAAFGGSAWERVEDGQWFLHSFAPEQPDLNWDHPEVREDFLKTLRFWSDRGVDGFRIDVAHMLTKDLTEPLPSTAELELLPHDGNHPLHDRDDVHEVYAEWRRVFNEYDPPRTAVAEAWVSTPERRAKYASAEGLGQAFNFDLLVADFDATQFRTIITDNLAQSRATGSSTTWVLSNHDVTRHATRYGLPQLGGRTGVKQGVEWVAAGGPEDQLDRELGLRRAHAATLLLLGLPGSTYLYQGEELGLQEVAEISAEQRQDPAFFRGAVFDGLGRDGCRVPLPWTASGPSFGFGSGDAHLPQPDWFAESAVDVEAADPSSTLSLYREALRLRRELQTDESLEWIEAGRPDVLSFARPNGWQIVTNFGTEPFDLGADAADVVLGTVADGALPSDSTVWIAPGLIG
- a CDS encoding carbohydrate ABC transporter permease; translation: MSTQTLTTIPTSGKKPRVRMERVNWSGTIILILCAVTVLLPLYVTISMAFKTTGQAVDGNAFSLPAPFSIDGFVEAWNLTKFPVGAGISLLVTAGTVIATIVLAAFASYAIVRNWDHRLFRYSFFYLLAAMFIPFPVVALPQIQLTGWVGLDNPFGVIILATMFQLSFSVLLFTAFLRSIPIELEESARIDGASTWQTFWQLIFPLLAPMSATVGIFAFLYAWNDFMMPSLIISDPAMQTLPVRQNLFQTQFSNNYNVSFASYLMAMAPAILAYLFTQRFVMEGVTQGAVKG
- a CDS encoding carbohydrate ABC transporter permease gives rise to the protein MTNTALPGPAAPNPAASNITKPNSPTTDTTAIVTGGTRKLARRKGRVEPIYYLFLLPTLVIFTLAITVPGIMGIFFSFTDSIGIGEWSFNGLTNYIAMFSDPAILQSYLFTFGFSIATVIVVNVVAFMLAVGLTSRIRFKTGLRTIFVIPMVISGIIIAYVFNFLFSNSIPAAGAATGIPWLSTSLLANPDLAWVAIVIVTAWQAVPGTLLIYIAGLLSVPGEVYEAASIDGANKRQQLFRITLPLVAGYVVINVILGFKGFLNAYDIIVGLTNGGPGTATRSVAMTIIAGFNGGDYAYQMANATIFFIVAVLISLLQLSLTRGRNAL
- a CDS encoding ABC transporter substrate-binding protein, whose translation is MSLKPPRPARLVAGAAALALVGAALTGCSTAGGTETIRFTFSKREAIEFMTERVAEYNASQDKVRVEIDTSGVDVVSASFVRGNPPDIMLANYNYEIARFVQRCALTDLSGAEAASTIRDDLQPLMEQYGSCEGRTSALPYSVMGASVIYNKEIFEQQGLEVPQTWDELIAVCDQLKEAGIDPFYATFKDDWTVAQGWYDYTAGGSVDVIDFFDTLAQEGTEVGPDSEASFEKDFAEPMDRMMTLVNEYTNADAASRAYGDGNLAFGKGEAAMYLQGPWAFSEIEKTAPDLALGTFPLPMTDDPADLGVRVNMDLAAMIPEGSQHQEAARDFLEYLFLPENIEEYNASQLGFTPTNDAPAPDDPRVEGMVEYYDNGQIYQGPSVLVPRTLPVFNYAQAMVLGASTTSTLRTMDADWARIAFRAPIPSTQDNASGEDSASGETEESTP
- a CDS encoding ROK family protein, translated to MTEVSAGLGTGRASVGAILDFAWTAGEFTATEAMATTSLTRSTAIDGIDTLVDAGVLRELPNARVAGSYRAGRPARRFVLASDLGVVIGVDAGDTHLAVTIADPLENTLVHHRTDLDPTQSAAARRATILEQMQLAIAEADVTRESILAICVGVAAPVNRAGISPPHPEGFWERTNPGLAEALDDWAPVVEIKNDAQLAAIAEGSAGAAIGCRDYVALLASERFGGGVVVDGHVLHGAHGGVGEGVVFDHIVGVGSAFGLRYALQDEVRDAVRSGEIDSDSAIGRLAGADRIDPRTVLTAAAAGDVDALLATSRVGATLARVVGVLGSMYDPARVIVCGGVAESIAPVLTAAREVLPTQLHLPAPEILASTLGAEVVSIGAVATARRAAREVAVPLLAERRLSAVG
- a CDS encoding 2'-5' RNA ligase family protein; this encodes MREPELPHSPTAIELLFDPAAETAIRAEWEALAAHGMSSLARHTSASNSPHITLVARIGLPKVDPRVLVDIPSFPITLGAPLLFGSGERRVLARSIVPSAELIGLRETILTAIGPGDDAPHTAPGEWMPHVALARRLRIADLAAALELIGGDVHGHAHSVRHWDPATAVITTLAEMRQA